From the genome of Phalacrocorax aristotelis chromosome 15, bGulAri2.1, whole genome shotgun sequence, one region includes:
- the VPS37B gene encoding vacuolar protein sorting-associated protein 37B has product MALDVRRLEALSLQELSALLDDEEQLQDMAREMEEAQNVQHSKDMTLASNRSLAEGNLLYQPKLESLKSNLTEKYRELQVLFEAYQIKKTKLDRQSSSASLETLLALLQTEGAKIEEDTENMAEKFLDGEIPLDSFIDEYQSKRKLAHLRRVKIEKLQEMVLKGQRLPQVQPQTQPRAPETPPAPQDSYTSDANTPPSVVPRRIPPPPPSVPAGRFPTPFTAAMSSGQALSYPGAPYPPLPPRPGVQSTSQMPQPGYPSQFAPQYPPALPQRPPRLPPHPGFILQ; this is encoded by the exons aTGGCGCTGGACGTGCGGCGCCTGGAGGCGCTGAGCCTGCAGGAGCTCAGCGCGCTGCTGGACGacgaggagcagctgcaggacaTGGCCCGCGAGATGGAAGAG gcccAAAATGTTCAACACAGCAAGGATATGACTCTTGCCAGCAACCGCAGTCTGGCAGAAGGCAATCTTTTGTACCAGCCAAAGTTGGAGTCTTTGAAATCAAATTTGACTGAAAAATATCGAGAGCTGCAAGTTCTTTTTGAAGCATACcagataaagaaaacaaaactag ACAGACAATCCAGTAGTGCTTCGTTGGAGACTCTGCTAGCGCTGCTTCAGACAGAGGGGGCTAAGATTGAGGAAGACACAGAG AATATGGCAGAAAAATTTCTTGATGGTGAAATACCACTGGATTCCTTCATTGATGAGTACCAGAGCAAGCGTAAACTGGCTCACCTGCGACGTGTAAAAATTGAGAAGCTCCAAGAAATGGTGCTGAAGGGACAGAGACTTCCACAGGTTCAGCCGCAGACTCAGCCGAGAGCACCTGAGACACCACCAGCACCTCAAGATTCCTACACTTCGGATGCAAACACTCCTCCTTCAGTTGTGCCCCGACGAATACCACCCCCTCCACCTTCAGTCCCAGCAGGACGCTTTCCTACTCCGTTTACTGCAGCCATGAGTTCAGGACAAGCTCTTTCTTATCCAGGTGCTCCATatcctcctctcccacctcgACCAGGAGTTCAGTCTACAAGTCAAATGCCACAGCCAGGATACCCTTCTCAGTTTGCACCACAGTACCCTCCAGCTCTTCCTCAAAGACCACCTCGCCTTCCACCACATCCTGGCTTTATC